The following is a genomic window from Vitis vinifera cultivar Pinot Noir 40024 chromosome 6, ASM3070453v1.
CTTCAACTTCGCTATTTCGTGGCGCATTTACCATTTTCTCCTTATCGATGTGGATTAAAATAATAGATTCACAACAGTTTTGATGAATTTGAGGAAAGGATGACAGTCTAATAAATATCTAAAACGTTAAGTGTAAAAAAAATTGTCCCAACAAACCTGCACATCACACCTCATCGTGGTATATATCTTCTACACACACCTATATATACACGGCGTGAGCCCATTAGGGACATGTGGAGGGTTCCATTTTAATAAAGTTACCTTTTGACAATAGTGATCATTGCATTTTGAATACACCTCTCAACACTTGGAAAATTAATCTTCCTATGAACTTAAATTCCAATATATAATTCATTTATAGCACCATCATCAAGCTCATTCATTGAATACAATTATTAGATAATAGCGTCCCTACATGGTAAGGGAAGGCGGCTACGTGAAAAACGAGGGCGCAGTAGAGATGGTCCTAGATTCCCAGCTTGCAGAAAGAAGAGTCCAAGGGGTGAGCCTACCGAGAAGAGGAAAAATTAGAAGGATGACGGCATGTCTTCAATCTTCACCTCTAAATAGAATTCTATATATCCAAATAAAAGCACACCTTATCCCTCAATGACCATGAAGATTTCAGAAAACATGTTGCTCCTTTTCTCTCAATCATCTGCAAATCAATGGCTTCTCGCCCTCGGCATACTATCTTTTCCTATCCTCTACCTGTTTCTTCTTCAAAGATGGAagaagaaaggcattgaaggaGCTGCTAGGCTTCCTCCAAGCCCTCCAAAGCTTCCCATCATAGGCAACTTGCACCAATTAGGCAAATTGCCTCACCGCTCCCTCTCGAAACTTTCCCAAGAATTTGGCCCTGTCCTGTTACTGCAACTTGGGAGGATTCCCACCCTACTGATCTCATCGGCGGACATGGCCAAAGAAGTGTTGAAGACCCACGACATCGACTGCTGCAGTAGGGCACCCTCCCAAGGCCCCAAGAGACTTTCTTACAATTTCTTGGACATGTGCTTCTCACCGTACTCTGATTACTGGAGGGCGATGCGGAAAGTGTTCGTTCTTGAGCTTCTAAGCGCGAAAAGGGCACACTCATTGTGGCATGCGTGGGAAGTAGAGGTTAGTCATTTGATCAGTTCTCTCTCCGAGGCTTCACCAAATCCAGTTGATCTCcatgagaagatattttctcttATGGACGGCATCCTCAATATGTTTGCTTTTGGTAAGAATTATGGAGGAAAGCAGTTCAAGAATGAGAAGTTTCAAGATGTTCTTGTTGAGGCCATGAAAATGCTGGATAGTTTTTCTGCCGAGGACTTCTTTCCGTCTTTTGGGTGGATTATAGATGCTTTGACAGGACTTCGTGCTAGGCACAATAAGTGTTTCCGTAACCTTGATAATTACTTCCAAATGGTTGTTGATGAACATCTTGATCCCACCAGGCCAAAACCAGAACATGAAGACCTTGTTGATGTTTTGTTAGGATTgtcaaaagatgaaaattttgcatttcatcTCACCAATGACCATATCAAGGCCATTCTCCTGGTAAAACACACATACTTCTTCCTCAATTATCATTGTTTGATTGAGTTGGGAACCAATTCTGCTTTCTTGCTCCTCTGTTTTCATtccttttgagttgattttCACACCTGAATTGTTTTTTCAGAATACATTTATTGGTGGAACAGACACTGGTGCAGTGACAATGGTCTGGGCGATGTCTGAGCTCATGGCAAACCCCAGAGTGATGAAGAAGGTACAAGCTGAGGTCAGGAGCTGTGTTGGAAGTAAGCCAAAAGTGGACAGAGACGATCTTGCTAAGTTGAAATACTTGAAGATGGTGGTCAAGGAAACTTTTAGAATGCATCCAGCAGCACCGCTATTGATTCCACACCGGACGAGGCAGCACTGTCAGATCAATGCCAATGGCTGCACATACGACATCTTCCCACAAACAACAATCCTAGTTAATGCATTTGCAATTGGAAGAGACCCCAATAGCTGGAAGAACCCAGATGAGTTTTACCCAGAGAGGTTTGAGGACAGTGACATCGATTTCAAAGGGCAACATTTTGAGCTATTGCCTTTTGGGGCTGGCAGAAGGATCTGTCCTGCTATAGCCATGGCAGTGTCCACTGTGGAGTTCACACTGGCCAACCTCTTGTACTGCTTTGACTGGGAGATGCCAATGGGGATGAAGACACAAGATATGGACATGGAAGAGATGGGTGGCATTACCACCCATAGGAAGACACCCCTTTGTCTCGTACCAATCAAATATGGTTGCGTGGAGTAATGTGAAAGGAGCCTATTGAGATGCTCTCATCACCTGACCTTGTAGTGCTCTTAGCTGTAAAAGATTCTCCATCTTTAATGGAAGTTGGGAGTTTCATTTCATGGCCTCTAGATTGTTTGTCGTGatatgagaaaattaaataaaataacctCCTTAAGAGTGTTGAGTCACATCTACATAAGACATTTGATACAATTTGCAGATATTTATTGCATGGATGTATTTGGTAAGGAACGTGATTGCCAACCAAAAATTATCAAGAATGAgataattcaatatatataagtttatgaCAAAATTATGATGGTTGGGCTGAAAAATCATAAGTCATGTAAAACAAAATAgtcctgattttttttataattgagaCATGTTAAGGAAAGAAGGCTAACAGCTCATAAGATATTTATGGCTTTTtgtgttttaaattaaaaatgtaattatgaTTAAGGAGGGTAAGATGTGTATCTTAATTGGGTTTTGGACTTTAGATAATTGTTATGTTATCATCCAAGTCCCAATCTACTTCTAGTGTGTAATAGTGTTCATTTAGATACCACTAAGTTACTATAGCAAATAGGAACCCCAAATTAAGTGATCCCAATAATCCCATTTGTGAAGACTTTATGAAATGAAAACAAGTTGAGAGTTTAAATCTTGCTTGCTTATGGAACACTTAGTGGGGGGTGAATAGATACTTCTTTCCTTTAGCtcaaatatctatttttaaaatttcttgaatTAGAGATGAATTAGAGAAATTCAATTTCACCAAGAAATAATGATTTACATGAAAAACTACCTACAAAATCTCCTAAAAACTTTGTACATCTAAAAACAAGTCAGAAAcagtataattataatttactaAATATGAAGAAGTAGTATATAAATTTATCTAACGGATCGTTATTCCTTGAAACTTACACTTTGGTtgcgtttgtttttttgacttaattctaaatagaacttatatttaacttaatactaaataatgtttaatagtattaagtattgaattgtttgtttttttaatattttaagttatttgtttttttatatactagaaaccaatatcttaatattttattattttcttgcaaaaataacattttcttttaaaataaattataaataattgaaatatattaaggacatttatataaaaaaaaaaaaataggttactCTTCCAACAAAAACATGGCAAGGGCTAAATCCACAATTGAGTATGATAGCTGGGAGAACAATCAACCTTTGCTCCCCCAGTGAAACCAGAGAAGACAgcctgcaaaaaaaaaaaatcaaatctctTTTCCCTAGACACCGTTTGATCATTTGGTAGCACATGAAGCTGATTTAGTGGAAACTGTAAGCAGATCACTTTGATATGGTGTTGAAAAGAAACACTAGGCAGAATCTTTGATATGGATGAAAGAAAAGATTGGCATaagagaggaaagaaaaatgaaagaaaatgaaaagactACAAGAAATGTAAGTCTGTTCCTACAGAGAGCCATTTTACATACAGGAAACCCAGCTCACATGTACTATGAAGGGGGAAGTGAAGAAATTCCCTGTAGGTTAAGGTTGAGGGGAGGAATTAGCACCTGTTATCTTCCAAGATACAAAAACCGATAACCAGGCACTTCATATATAAACACAGTCGAAAGGAGGTACCACCTGATTCCTAGTTTACTTTTCTCGTTCAGTCTTCCTCTGGTGCATTTCCTGCGA
Proteins encoded in this region:
- the LOC100262131 gene encoding 2-methylbutanal oxime monooxygenase yields the protein MTMKISENMLLLFSQSSANQWLLALGILSFPILYLFLLQRWKKKGIEGAARLPPSPPKLPIIGNLHQLGKLPHRSLSKLSQEFGPVLLLQLGRIPTLLISSADMAKEVLKTHDIDCCSRAPSQGPKRLSYNFLDMCFSPYSDYWRAMRKVFVLELLSAKRAHSLWHAWEVEVSHLISSLSEASPNPVDLHEKIFSLMDGILNMFAFGKNYGGKQFKNEKFQDVLVEAMKMLDSFSAEDFFPSFGWIIDALTGLRARHNKCFRNLDNYFQMVVDEHLDPTRPKPEHEDLVDVLLGLSKDENFAFHLTNDHIKAILLNTFIGGTDTGAVTMVWAMSELMANPRVMKKVQAEVRSCVGSKPKVDRDDLAKLKYLKMVVKETFRMHPAAPLLIPHRTRQHCQINANGCTYDIFPQTTILVNAFAIGRDPNSWKNPDEFYPERFEDSDIDFKGQHFELLPFGAGRRICPAIAMAVSTVEFTLANLLYCFDWEMPMGMKTQDMDMEEMGGITTHRKTPLCLVPIKYGCVE